The following nucleotide sequence is from Triticum dicoccoides isolate Atlit2015 ecotype Zavitan chromosome 7B, WEW_v2.0, whole genome shotgun sequence.
TTCCTGGACGTGTACAAGTTTGCATAGGCCAACCCATGCCCCACACAAGCCCACTTTACACCCCCAATATCTCTCTCCCCCTCCTACTCCAAGCTACACAAAGGTATGGTTGACTTGAGAGGGGAGAGGGTTCTCTAGGATTTTCCCTATGATTTTAGGTTAAATTTCCGTTAGTTTTTTTCTACTTTTCATTATGCCAAGATCTGAAATCTTGACTTTGTTTAAGATAGTTGAATATAATTTGGTGTTAATACTGCATGTGGTGGTAAAAAAATGGGATTATATAGCTTTGGCAAAATTATGGGGACACTTGCAGTCATATACAAACGTACATGAGATAATTATATTTTTATGTCTATTGGTTTTGAAAAAGGGGTTATAATGTTTTAATTCTTTCAAAATAAAATTAATCTCCAGTTCAGCAGATGAACCAATAATATCTCTCTCCAGGGCTCCGCCTCCTCCTttcctccaagaaagaaagttagggttcgtgcctctcgccggcgcgGGCACAGGTccacctcgtctccggtggccctaggaccatggaggcgcggtggatcctgccaagggccggcgggagggctccgtttttagtcgtttttttcaatcttgttagggtttgtgtcgtcaggaaggcgagacggcggcggctccctgaagatggaataaaggtctccccgcctagcccccgttccggcggtgcgtctagcatcgttggtgggcgtgtggaggtgtgtctccggcagatctatctttggtggatttgctcggatctcgtcgttgttcgtctacgttcgtgtgtcttcggtttggatccttccgatctacattatttttcatcggcgacggttgctgttctgaggtgctggtcctatggggccttagcacgacgacttcccgactgtctactacaacaagttgtgcccggctccggcgatggaggggcgatgacggcggcgcgccttcggctcgcttcggtgcttgtagtcgtcgctaggtggtctacgagtctggatgtaatttttatttctagtattcgttgtactgtcatgattgaagatgaatagatcggaagtttttccaaaaaaaatatatTGTGTTTTTAAGTTATAGAAGATATAACACAATATAGCACTCCGGTATGGTTTCAGTTAACAAATTATTTTGCAAAGTTTTACCATATCATGCAAAATATATACTTTAGGTTTTCTGTAGAACAAAATGCCTAAATAGGTTTCAGACAAAATGAAATGTAAGAATAATAATTTTAAGGTTAACCTGAAGAGACAAGACCAGGAAGACGATTTTGGTTTGGTTTGATGACATGTTCGTGTTTACTATTATTGTAGTGATCATTAAAGTAAGCATATTAAGATATGATTGTGTTAGCAGAGGAGCAAAATTGTCAACATTGTCAACGATGTGGGTGAGGCATGAGTGTGACGACGGAGATTATCACATTGTGGATATTTGATTAAGGCTAGAAATAATGATTCATTGTCACATGTGATACTTTCCATCCAACCCAAAGGAACATCCTCATGTCAATTGCGATAGTATATAGCCGAGTCACATATCTTGGCAAAAACATCGACTTCCGGGTATTGAAAAATTTCTTCTCTTTGTTGTGAAACATTCAAGGTTTAGAATAAAATAACTCTTGAATGTACACCTTTAAGGGAGTTCCATCCATCAAGCAATAATTCTAGCTAGCCGCAACATCTATCGCAACACTATGATCCTATTTCCCATAAAATAATAGAGCACAATATTGAAATGTTTTTAGTCATGACTTTTTACCATTTCAAGATTGAACAACGCATATCTCATGTAACATAATCCTACACTAATGGTGGTATACGTGTAGCTACCCGTAGGGATAAAATTCACTTCCACAAATAATGATGGAACAGACCATGCATGACCAGGGCAAACAAAGAAATCATGCATATGTTTTTGCATCAACCGGAAACAATGCTTGAAACTAATCTAATTAGACATGCATTTCTTGATGGAGGCGGTACATAAATCGTCAAACTTGTGATCACTCTGAATTAGGCAAACACGTCGTAAATCCGCCACTATTCTATTAAGGTTCAAACAGAGATAACCATTATCACATGTGTCTTTCTTATACCAAAAATTCATCCAGGTTATCAGAGGTTTTCAGGCGATGGCgcagcggcgaacggcttcggccgccgacaCCTCCAAGAGCCGGAGGCGCGCCTCCTCTACAAGGCCGAGTACCCGTCGCCCCCTGACATGCGCGTGCCGGGGGCATGGAGGCTGAGCGCCCGCATCCGCTCTTCCCTGACGGAGGAGCAGCGGAACGAGCCAAGGTACGCGCCCGACAGCGAAACATTGTGGACGATGTACTTCGAGCGCCGCCGCGAGGAGCAGATCGCCTCTGTCAACGGCGTCATtccccgcggccgcctcaacgccGATGGAcggcgcgagtggtggggcgtccctggccgcaccctcgaggccgttctcgaccacatcgagaccggcaacgTGCCGCCCCTCGAGTACCCGACGCGGCCGTGCATCTCTCGCCGCTGCGGCAGTTCTGGACGCCGTGGCGAATGGAGCCGACGTCCTCGTCGTCAGGCTCCGGCTCGCTCTCCTCCGGCACGCCGGCTCTCCGTCCCGTCAAGCCAGAGCCGGAAGAGACGCCGTAGCGGCGCCGCACCCGCAGTGGTGCCCTCATCATCAACGAGGGTGCCCGCCCCTCCCGGCACTCCCTTCGCCTAGGCCTGAGAGGCTATCCTGCGGGCAGTCTCAACCGATGAGCTATTGTCTCCTTCCTCTTATCTTTTCTCTCCCTGGTCCGCTCCTCCCTCTATCCTCGTTCCCGTGTCACTCTTGCAAAGACATTGTCCAAGATGCATGCGAATATGTGAACTTTGGATCATAAATAGTTGTTGAAATGTGATTGAAAGGAATTAATATTACTATGATCTTCACTTATACTCAACCTTTCCGTGAAAAAATTTCAGCCCAGCAAGAGAAGCCGTGGAGAGAGAGATTTTACGTGGGAGCAGCCATGTGGTCAAAGTTCTACTATTTTAAATTGTTGGGATCGACGCATTCCTTGCATTGTTAGACACAAAACAACAAGAAAGGATTTATTTCCCATTTTCCTATCGACATTCTCTATTCCCCTCTCGCGTTTTCTTGGAATATCCGTAAGGAAACGTTCTTTTTACCATTTTCAGGTCGTTCCTTGTATTTTGCCTGGCATGGAAAGCGAGGATTTCTAGTAGCGGGAGATCGATCCATAATTAAACATGTCCTTTAATCTTTTATTAAGCAGCTCCATACACGCAGAGTGCATCAGTTTTCATGGGTGATGCATGCATCCTAGTCCCGGCACATGATCTGATGGTCGTGGTAAACTTCCTGTGCAATGCTAACTAGGAGTAGCCTGCTGGAAATGCTAATGTGGCTGTGCGTCGAGCCAGCCATCGGGAGAGATGTAGGACAAGCTGACGAATGTAGCGATTTCTTTGCCACTCAGCTGCTTGGCCCACGGTACTCGCTCCGTCGTGTTGGACCCCGCCCCTATGCACTCCGATTCCACCATCGTTAGCAATCCCCTGCAAGTAAACCAAAGACCAAGAAAATCATATATATGTGCAACCGTTTAACTGCACGATCGACATGAAACTATTATGTGAGCACAGAAGCACACAATCCTGGCTCAAGAAAATATAGTATTTTCTTTTTTTAATAATAACAATCATGCATACACATACTAAGTattacttcctctgtaaactaataagATATTGATCTAAAAGAtcatatattagtttacagagggaggatGTGTAGACATTAAGTTtggtgaagaagaaaaaaaacttgTTCTTTGTGTCGCTTGGAAGAAACTAACCTGAGTGTACAAAATGGAACTATTCTATCTTCCGCAAAAAAAGGGTACTATTCTATGGACCCCTTTCAGGGTTTTTAAGTATATAAaaatgccatttttcttaagaaattCCGGAAGTGCATAATATACTACCATATATACTATCAACTTTTTAAGAATGTAAAAATCATTTTAATGTTTTGAAAGTAAATGTGCAAGCACACTCAGAAGCACAAAATCCATTCTAGATGATCCGCTTGTTTAAAACTCACTCTTTGCCCTTGGAGTTCCAGATGTCCCAACCTTGGCGGTCCACAACGGTAGACATGTTGGTCTGGTAGAAGATGACCCTAGCATAGTCTCGCCATGGACGTCCGAGGTATATCGGCATGAAGCCGCCCACCTTGCATTGTTTGAACACAAATGCGGTGTCATCTTTGTCACTGTCTCGCCCATGCGCCGTGATGGATCCCAGCGTCTTTGTTAACTTTCCTGTCCATAGATTACATCCCTACAACATACATGCACAATTCCATCATCAACAACACACATGCTGGGTTTCATTGGTATGCAATGGAGCCAGGGCCGCAGAAGCCCTTTTTCTCTAGAAAACAAAAACACACATGTTGAGAGTTGATAGGCAGGCCTGATTTAATTTGCACCTGAAAGATGGACCTGGCGTTGCTAAAGATGAAGTCCACGGCGCCGCCGATGACACAATTCTCATAGTAGTGCCTCCCAGCCATATCGCACAACGTGTCCTGAACACTGAAGAAGCCACATCCATAGAATGACGACCGGTCCCCGTCAACTAGGGCAGCCACTGCTTGCGCCAGGCTGGCCCCGTCGTATGTGTTCTACAATGATAAATCAAGTCAAGGTTGAAATCTTCTGGCAATCATATGGGCGGTGAGAAAAACCGTTGGGGTGACATACTAACCTTGAACGTGATGTCACGGGCCATGAAATCGTCGGCATGAGAGGCAAAAGTTGGGGTGTCGGCGGTGGTGGACGACCCGCCGGCATGGTCGGCCCACTCGATGGACGTCTGCAACCTCCCCTCGCCTTCCAGCAGGATGAAGCTTTTGTTAAATGGCACAGTCACGTTCTCACTTCATCGTGTATCCATTACGAGAATATGAAAAAACATAGTCAAAATCTGCTTCATTATTATAACAATCAACTACGTACGCACATGGTGTCTGTAtgaaagattttttttcttttgagacaACGTTTATACTATGTGTGAAACAAATGAAAGATGCACATATCACGTGTAAGTGCCGGCGGCGACGTGGACACGGATCCATTGGTTGTTGCCGAAAGGGACGGAGTCGATGGCTGCTTGGATGGTCTTGAAGTCACCACGGCCCGTGTGGTCGACGAAGATGCTTTTAGCCACCGCCTGAGCAGCGTCGCAGCGGTGAGATGTCTCTGGTGTAAAGGCTATGAAGACTGCTCCAACACTAATGGCTACGGCCAGCAGTCGCCGTAGTGTGAGCTTTTTCATTTAGCTTCGTCACCTATTAGTCTAGTCTAAAGAGATGAAAAGGAAAGAGCTGATACTGATATATAATGAAGCTCGACAAATTTTCGAACCAACCGGGAAAGAAATAAGGCCCGTTTGGAAATGAGCAATCACTGATGGGTGCTCCAGGTTTGGTAAGTGACTGATTCCGAATCACATCTTTCCATGCGTGGTGAACGGTGATATCTTTCCATTTCATGTCTTGTACATGCGCTCGAACCATGCAGCGGGCATGTTGTAATGTTGGGCGGCTTCTCGGCTTCGCTATGTAGGGCTGCAAAAATGCTCGAGGCTGGTGAGCCACTTGAGAATGACTCATATTTTGGTTCGACTTAAGATCGACTCAAAAAGAGACTAGCTGAGGATGAACACTTTATGAACCTCAATCATGAAACGAGCTGGCCATGATCCAACACTGGCTCGCTCAATTTTAGCTCGACAACCTCACATTATATAATTATACTATGTAATTTTGATATATATGAAAACTAAATAGGATAATTCATTACCATATATGTTGTGTATGATTTTTTTTTTCACTTTACCTACTACAAACATGAAAGTTTAATTAAGTGCAAAGAAAATTTAACCTCAATATGGTATGTTGTCAGCCATGTCTTAAATGTCTTGTTATTTTGGTCAAAGTTTGAGAGCAGACGTATCTTCATTCTCATCTCTTGCTAGTAGTCCCTCTGTTCCTTTATGTAAGATGTATTATTTTCAGCACGGTGACCAAATCACATAACTATAGATAATTTAGGATGAAATTACCCATGTCTAATTTATTGATTAGCGGCAAGTAAACTAGGAAGAAAGATATACATGCAATCGGGGGAGAtatagttttctttttttttctctacaAAGAGAGACACATGCAATCAGGTGAGAAATACTGTACTTTTTTCCGAGTAATTGATAGGAACGCAGCCTTTCAATTAGAAGAAGAAGAGTGTTACAAAGATTTACACAAAGTTTTCTTTGGAGGGAAAACCCGAAAAATCCTGAACGGCATGCGGACTACTCGCGGTAGAGGAAACAACTAGATCTGTGCAAGCGAATATATGCCAAGGCTAGATTATCCACTTCTCGGTAGGTCATCCTGTTGCCAATGAAAACACGTCGGTTCCTCTCCTTCCAAACGTTCCGAAGCGAGTACATCATGATTCCACTATGCTCCCTCATGCTCCGGTCGGAGACCGTGGCAAGGTACTCCTCCCACCACAAGTTAATTGAAGAATCGGTGTTTGGTGGGCTCGGGTTGGTCATCCCTTCGGCGGCATTGACAGTCCTCCACACCTCCTGCGAGAAGGGGCAATCTCAGCAAAGGTGAGAGACAATCTCGACATAAGTGAGGCAGAGGCGGCAGATCGGATTGAGAAGCCATCCACGGATTCCCAATTTCTCCGCCAAGAACGAAATTATGATGAATTAGAATAAATGCATCTTAAAAACAAAAGTTAGGATTCCTGCCTCTCACTGGCACCGCCGTAGGTCCGCCTCGTCTGgattggccctagggccatgggggcggTGGATCgtggcaagggccggcgggagggctccgtttttaatcATTTCTTtcggttttgttagggtttgtgtcctactcatgaAGGCGAGACAGTGGTGGTTCGCtggagatggaataaaggtcttccaccctagcccccgttccggcggtgcatctagcatcgttggtgggtgtgtggaggtgtgtctccggcggatctgtgtttggtggatttgctcggatctcgtcgttgttcgtctacgttcgtgtgtcttcggtttggatctTTCCGATCTACATTATTCTTCATCGgcgacggttgctgttctggtgcgctggtcctatggggccttagcatgacgacttcccaactgtctaccacaacaagttgtgcccgactccgatgaaggaggggcgatgacagcagcgcgctttcggcttgcttcagtgcttgtagtcgttgctaggtggtctacagatcttgatgtaatttattattatttctggtttccgttggattgacatgattgaatatgaatagattagaagttttcccgcaaaaaatGCATCTTACATTGTGAAATTTTATGAAAAAACAAATGCACCTAATATAAAAGGAATGGGGGTACTAGAATTAAAttgagagaaaaataagttgaattaTATAATGGTTTCTTATATTGTATTTATAGCCTATTTTGTTTAGAAAATTTTCTTAAATTATTAAAAAATCGTATTTAGGTCAAAACTAGCTCGATTTATTCAAGCCCGTTACAACCTGAACACGAGCCACTTTTTACAGCTCGACCATGAGCTTCGCTTAATTTGAGCTCACTCGAGTTTTAGTAAAAATTGAGAGATTAATCTAACTCACTCGAACTTAACTCGTTTGCAGCCCTAGAGTTATAAAATGGCACGATTCATGAATTGTGTATGTGATAAGGTTGGTCATAGtgagagtaacttagctagtaacataacacATTTCAAAACAAGCTTGCTTCATGTAGTTAATGGGAAgaaagatgtttagagtaacataatatgttaccataacATAACGCAAACCAAAATAAAATGAGTCTACAATTCAATAAATGCAAGCATCTatattactttgcattatgaagataGTAATATAAAATAacctcatatgcatgacactagtctaagttactccccactatgactagcctaaaagCTACTTGAATGGTTGTCTCGCTCGTGGTCGACCTGGCTAGTACACTTCGTTACTTGTGTCACATGGGTGGGCTCTACGCtgttaggctactcatagtggggagtaacttagactagtaacatacatatgttactagttcaTGTTACCATCTTCATAGTGAAAAGTGTCATAGGTGTAGTAACATGCATATCTTTATTTATtgctttgtagactcattttgtattgaaaaccgctatgtgatggtaatatgttactctatttgtcttGCTCCTCTTTAATTACATGACACGTCatctttttgcttatgtggcatctatgttactacttatgttactcccactatgactagccttacggCTTATCGATCGGGGTCAGCTTCGAACAGGTTGGGTCAAACGGGTAAAAATATGAGCAGCCAAAACTGCATGTCTGTGGTGCATTTCGTTCTTTTTCTTTCCCAAAAAGGCCACCAGATATATTTTCTTTAGAATAGATACATTTTTTTGTGGTAAATACAATGGCGGTACTTAAATTTACCGACAATGTTCAATTTAGTGTCTGAATTTAAAAATACGTTGAATTGGTTCCAAAATTTGGCACAAGCGTGCAAGGAATAAAATACGCTGATGTGGCGCCATATTTTGATTAGCGCACTATGCGACTGATTCTCGTTTCCTACATGTTCAGTTTGTTGTTCATTGCGATCAATCAATCCCGATAAATTTTTTTTAGATCAGAGTAGATTAGCCTACTCAGAGGGAGCACTATATTCGGCCAACATCAATGATCGAAGGCTTGGTGGAACGTCTGCGATCACCAATTGGTCTCCTATGCTCCTTGTTAGCGCCGCCAAACCATGAGCCAGCTCATTCTTCTTCCGACTCACATACTGGACTTTGCACG
It contains:
- the LOC119338527 gene encoding probable pectinesterase 29, with protein sequence MKKLTLRRLLAVAISVGAVFIAFTPETSHRCDAAQAVAKSIFVDHTGRGDFKTIQAAIDSVPFGNNQWIRVHVAAGTYTENVTVPFNKSFILLEGEGRLQTSIEWADHAGGSSTTADTPTFASHADDFMARDITFKNTYDGASLAQAVAALVDGDRSSFYGCGFFSVQDTLCDMAGRHYYENCVIGGAVDFIFSNARSIFQGCNLWTGKLTKTLGSITAHGRDSDKDDTAFVFKQCKVGGFMPIYLGRPWRDYARVIFYQTNMSTVVDRQGWDIWNSKGKEGLLTMVESECIGAGSNTTERVPWAKQLSGKEIATFVSLSYISPDGWLDAQPH